One Mugil cephalus isolate CIBA_MC_2020 chromosome 10, CIBA_Mcephalus_1.1, whole genome shotgun sequence genomic window carries:
- the LOC125014538 gene encoding gastricsin-like, with protein MKCLVAVLVFVVLAEGIKIPLQKSKSIREALREKGIEIPYQDPAQKYQNNEFAAVGMYINNYADTTYYGAISAGTPPQSFQVLFDTGSANLWVDSTHCNTQACNTHKKFNPQQSSTYSSNGQTFYLPYGAGSLNGVFGYDTVNVGGIVISNQEIGLSTNEPGQNFVVAQFDGILGLSYPAISAGGETPVFDNMMSQRLLNADIFAFYLSRNGQQGSVLSFGEVDQNMYRGQIYWTPVTSETYWQIGVQGFQINNQETGWCSQGCQAIVDTGTSMLTAPSQVIGGIMQSIGAQRNQYGQYMVNCAQINNLPTLSFVISGVAFPLPPSAYIMQHYQNGYQFCSVGITPTYLPSHNGQPLWIFGDVFLREYYSVYDRAYNRVGFATAA; from the exons ATGAAGTGTCTTGTTGCTGTTCTGGTCTTTGTAGTGCTCGCAGAGGGAATCAA gaTCCCTCTGCAAAAGAGCAAGTCTATTCGTGAGGCCCTGAGAGAGAAAGGGATTGAGATTCCTTACCAGGACCCAGCCCAGAAGTACCAGAACAATGAGTTTGCCGCAGTTGGGATGTACATCAACAACTACGCTGAT ACGACCTACTACGGAGCCATCAGTGCTGGAACACCCCCCCAGTCCTTCCAGGTGCTGTTTGACACCGGCTCTGCCAACCTGTGGGTGGACTCAACCCACTGTAACACTCAGGCGTGCA acacacacaagaagtTCAACCCCCAGCAGTCCTCCACCTACTCCTCAAATGGTCAGACCTTCTACCTGCCCTACGGAGCCGGGAGCCTTAATGGAGTCTTTGGCTATGACACTGTCAAT GTCGGCGGAATTGTAATCTCTAACCAGGAGATTGGTCTGAGCACAAACGAGCCTGGCCAGAACTTTGTGGTGGCCCAGTTTGATGGCATCCTTGGCTTGTCCTATCCAGCCatctcagctggaggagagacCCCCGTCTTTGACAACATGATGTCTCAACGCCTGCTGAATGCCGACATTTTCGCTTTCTACCTGTCTAG GAACGGACAGCAAGGCAGTGTGCTCTCTTTCGGAGAAGTGGACCAGAACATGTACCGGGGCCAGATCTACTGGACTCCTGTCACCTCTGAAACCTACTGGCAGATTGGCGTGCAGGG ATTCCAGATTAACAATCAGGAGACCGGCTGGTGCTCACAGGGATGCCAGGCCATCGTGGACACTGGAACCTCCATGCTGACAGCCCCAAGCCAGGTCATAGGTGGCATCATGCAGTCCATTGGAGCCCAGCGGAACCAGTACGGACAG TATATGGTGAACTGCGCCCAGATCAACAACTTGCCAACTCTCAGCTTTGTCATCAGTGGAGTTGCCttccctctgcctccttctgCTTACATCATGCAG CATTACCAGAACGGATACCAGTTCTGCTCCGTGGGCATCACCCCCACCTACCTGCCCTCTCATAACGGTCAGCCGCTGTGGATCTTCGGAGACGTGTTCCTGAGGGAGTACTACTCCGTCTATGACCGCGCCTACAACCGCGTTGGCTTCGCCACCGCTGCCTAA